Genomic DNA from Ictidomys tridecemlineatus isolate mIctTri1 chromosome 6, mIctTri1.hap1, whole genome shotgun sequence:
ACAgtcaagaatgaatgaatttttcttttttccgaTTGAGTTATACAATTGCCTGAGAGCTACTTAAGAGACCATTTCCAATAGTTAGCCTTAGACAAGTTTGGCTCAGTTATCAGGGgaaaaacactttaaattttttcctgCTTATGTGGAAAGTCTTAAAAATCTATAACAGGCTAGTTTTGGGTAGTGGCCATCACTGTCCTTTTGTTAATACTCCTACCCCGGGATGATTTACTTATCACAATCCCTCAGTAGTAACAGGAGGGAAAGTAAAGCATATGCTCACAGAGCCCATGTGAGGGTGGGAGTTTATGGAAGTTATTTTTGGGTTGTTTGAGTCTTGAAGGATGAATGCCATATTTGGTAGGTGAAGGAGGAAGAATATTACAGATCGAGGAAAGTGCATTGCAAAGGCTAGTGAGTAATTTCATGTGACAGAACTAAATTATGGTATGGAAAAGAATTAGAGAAGATAGTGAGAAGGAATTTTATACCAGGTTAATAAAGTcctagaatgctgtttttaagagcTTTGACTTCGGTTTCTTCTCAATAGGCCAAAAGGcagctactgaaaaaaaaatgagtcatgtGAAGAGTTTGTATTCCTTTTTGTAAGATTATTCTGGAAAGAATAGGAGTGGTGGGTTTAAGGAATAATGATTTGAAAGGAGACGAAAAGTCCAATTTGGGGAAAATGATCAAGAAATACAATTTACGATAGCTGAGTTAAGGAACCAATCTCAGTATCTCTCAAAAGGTGAATGAATGgttgaagaatattttatatatatacaatatggcGTTTTAGtcataaggaagaaagaaattatggcatttgtttgtaaatggatggaactggagaacgtCATACTAAATGAAATCAACTGGACCCAGAAAGTCAAATgtttaatgttttctctaatattcagaagctggagagaaataacgattttttaaaaagagggaatctcatgaaaatataaGGGAGAATAGTAGTGTAGAGTAATGAAATAAGGAGGGGAagaggatgggaaaggggaggaactaTGGGATGAAATTGACTAAATCATGCCATGCGCATGTGTGAATATATCAAAAGGAGTACTGCTTGTGTATGCAACTATTAATactctgattaaaaaataaattgataaaaggGAGACCAATAAAGTAGAGGAGAAAAATCAGGTGAATTTCAGAAGGTAAGAAATGGgttagtactggggactgaaatgaagcaaattatgttatatgcattttttaatatgtaaaagtaAACTCCACATTTAggtataaaaaaagaagtataatatACTGATTCTCCATGTTCCTTATCTGTTTATGCCAAGGACAATATATTTCCAGTTATCCATACTTAAAGTCTATGAATGACGTCTCTTTCCTCTCATTTCACTTACTAATCAGACAGTAAATATCATTgattaattctaatttttataactgcctaatataatattttccaaagtagGAATATTTACCTAAAGGGCAAAGTCCAATCCATTTTTTGATCCTGTTCTCTTGCAAGATATGCTCTTTGCTTCTTACTCTTTATCTTTCTAGATATGTTCTAGGTCTAAAGAGAGTTCTATTTCTTCACAGGGTCTGTCACAATAGGAAGCAGTATTGCATTTTGGTGATGTGTAAGGACTATTCTACCTGATGTATGTCTTTTGTTCTGTGCCTCAGATTTATTATCTGTAATACAGGAATGATAAGAATActgttattattaattattaacatGTAATGACCATAATAATTATATCTAATACCTAGATTTTTAGTTGATTCTATTAATACCATACGTATTTCTTAGTATAATGCCTGCCACATAGTAAATAGCATAAgtgcttttattgttttatttgacCACAGGAATTTGTCTTCATTTATGCAATTCAGAGGGCATTTCAATATATGTTGTTTTATGAAGTTTCTTGTATTGTTAACCTTTTATGGTTATATATCTTACATATTGTTCTTTTGTACTGGggcagatttattattattttttgcactCCTATACTACAGAGTATAATAATGAACATATATTCAAGTACTTATTTAGGTGTGAACAAAATGCATTGAACACCAGAGTACTAGGACTTTCTCTGTTGCCAGGAAAAATGACTACCTGAATGAGAAACACATTAGCTTTGTGTAGGTTTTTAATACCCCAAAtagcattttttctcttttcagagcAGCCACTTTGGGATCAATTGTGCTAACAATATGTTCCCTGGAGATGTTGGTACTGAGGACTAATAAAGACCCTGTTCTTCTAGATCAATTGTGCTAAACAATATGTTCCCTGGAGATGTTGGTACTGGGGACTAGCAAAGGCACTTTGTTCTTTAATGAACAAAGGTTAAATGGATATTTAAGAGAAGCCATCCCACAGAGACTTGTGAGGAAGTTGCAATGGGATCTTCACAGGCAGGTGGTCAGCAGGCTGGAGAGAAGAGCAGCAGAGATGGAGCAACGGGTTGAATGCCATCCTTGCATTGATTAGCCTGCAAAAGACATTCTAAAGTTTTCTCTCAAATCTATCATTTAGGTAGCCACAGATCTTTCTCATCATGGAGAAAGTAGTTATTTAACTTGAAGattgtatttacttttttgtagactatttttttaaaagaacacttaTATAAGAGTGAGAAAATAATAAGGAGGATGTCCACATATCCTATGCCCAATATCTCCTCTTATTAACATCTTATATTAGTATGATGCATTTATTACAATTTATGAACTAATACTGgtcattattattaaataaagtccatagtttattcagacttttaaactttttacCTAATACCTTTTTCTATTCTAGAATCCCTGGGATAGCACATTACATTGAGTTGTCATGTATTTTTAGGCTCCTCTTGGCTGTGCCAGATTCTCAGACTTCCCTTATTTTTGATGGCCTTGGTATTTTTGAGGGGGTACTGGTCAGCATGATGCTCCAGTATTGGAATCTGTCTGCTGTGTTTGGGATGAGCAGAGAGGTGAAGCACAATTTTTAGCCTGTCACATTGAGGTTACTGATCAACATAACGTATGACTGTTGATGTTGGCCTGGATCTCCTGGCTCAGACTGTTTGTCACACTTCTCCACTGTAAAGATTCCCTCCTCCCCACACTGTTTCTATACTCTTGGAAAGAAAGTCCTATATACCTCGCCTAAGGAGTGGGGAGCTATGTTCCCCTGCTTTATATTTACCTACATAAATTGTTTGGACTACTTTTACACAGGATGTCTCTTCTccatcatttattaatttatttaaatatttatttgtatcacTGTGAACTCTTGAATACtggatattttgtattataatttaataatacaaattattAAATTGTTACCTAAATTGTTCCAGCTCTTTCAGTTGTTTCTCTGCACTTCTAACATACCTTATCTATATAATTGCACTTAAAAAGATGGTTCAGGAGGCTCATACTTGAAGAAATGTTCTGGATACCAAAGTCAGGGCTGAATGTAAGCGGTCCTGCTTGCCTTATGAGcactcacttttttctttctgagactGACATATAAATTCCACGTTACCAGGGACCTTTCCCTATTTGTTTAGTGTATATTCTCAGTGAATAAAACAATGCTTACCACAAGcagttattcaataaataattgttgaatgaataaatgaaattaagatGGCAATTCTTAGAGGGAAGTGGTAGGAATATTTTCCTTGCTTGCCTTGAGTAAAATGTAAGGAtataaataataagtatatactttattttcttccttgtccTTAAATCTTGCATTGTAGCACATTTCCATGACCACACTGTCATTTCCTTAATCATGCAAATAGAATTTTTAGTCTAAGTTCTTAGTGACACCAAACTAGATCATATCCAATTAAGAAGATATTTTGGGCtgcaattgtggctcagtggtagagtgcttgcctagtatgtgtgaggtactgggttcaattctcagcaccacataaaaataaatgagaggtattgtgtctacctacaagtaaaacaaagatttgttttttaaaaagcacatgtgTCATTTTATTAGAATTACTGGAGGAAAAAATATGAGATACAAtgaggaaatatttataaatattaaatgcatCCATAATGTATATTATTGAACTATGTATGACATCAGAAAGATTTTAGGTTGTGTATTAAAATCTGACAACCATATATAGGTGATGAACTTGCATCTATTATCAAGAATTTTTAATTCTTCCTTGATCAGAGGCATTTGCCCTCAAAGAATAATAGAAACAAGATTAATACATACATAACACAAACATTGAAAACCAGTAGGGTTATAGTGACAAAAAATGtagaataagaatatttttgttgAGAGACTAATATTTAGATTGGAACTGTGATAGCAATGTAGGTGTATGAGAAGaaactaagaatttttcttttttttttttttttttttttttttgaaactaagaatttttcatagaaaaaaataataatgctgagTGACTAAAATTGGGCATAGATCAGGAAAAGCTGAGGGCAAGCAGGGtgacacacatatacacatttgtgaacatatatgtttaaaatttgcCACTTGGTATAAAATCCCTCTACCCTACATGTAAAATTAAACTCCACAAAGTTCTGAACATTTTCATTAATCAGAGTTGACAAAGTTAATTCTGGTCCTCAGTTATTTGATGTACTCCATGTTGAGATTACAGAGACTTGACCAATGCCCTCCATTTGCATGTCCCCTTATGAGTGGATACAAGAGAAGAATGCTGCACTGTCCAGAACAGAAGTAGGTGATAAGCTTGTCTGAAACTACTTCATGTCAAGTGTTGGTCCTATCCATAGGTACTTGGTTCTTGAGTGGCAAATTgagcagattttaaagataaactttacaattttaattttatcatcatCAATCAAAGTAAATGACATTATTCTTCACATAAATTCTGCTTGCTAAAAACTCACAATGTGGGTGAAGTTattaactcagaaaaaaatatatattaatcacATAGCTATATGCTTAAATTGATGATCAGAAGAGAAACTAGAGAAcatttgttgtgttttgttattgttgtagaAAGGCATAAAAAGAATGGCCTTTGGAAATagtctgatttttttctgaatatttttcaagTGTAAAGAAAGCTTATACCCATACTATGCCATATAtgaacaatgtataagtgtgatTAAATTTTAAAGCAATTGATGAGCAATTTGATGTTTGATAAACATAGACAATAGTTACATAGGAACTGTGAAAgcacaaaagtttatttttataattacaaaccatgaaaacaataaaaagactGTTTTTATCAATCAATAGAATGAATTACAagtatttgtttttccttctcagTCCCTTATCTCTAAACTCATCCTTGTTTTTCACACTCTGCCCTTGATTTTATCTTTGACATCTTAGAATGTCCTTTACAAatgattaactttttttttgatacGTTGATCAATCCTCCTAAACTCTAACATTCTTAAATCAAGAGATTTTGTAAATCTGAATAGTTGGGGAACTTACCCAACCAAGATTTAGTCATACTGCTTCTAAAATCAAGGCTTATTCTTTGTAAGTCCATGTCTAAACATCTTCAATGGCAATCTCAGTAGAGGATATTCCACATTTGGTagtcttattctttttcttttgaagtcaAATTGCAGTATGCCCAAATAACATCCAGAAAAGCTAGTGTAAGCATTTTTGTAGATTTAAGTTTTCTggatataaatttaaaaggaagattGTAATTATTTTCACTGATTTAGAAATAACCTTACTAACACCTTTGCTATAttcctgaaaaatgaaaattttaaaaaagaaagatcttgggtgtactattttttttttgctttaaagttTTTCTATTGATGCCTTTATCTCTTGTAAGCTTCAGTAAAGAGTATTTAATGACTCTTGAGCAACTGGGGTTATATAATGAAGTATTCTTAAGAACTGAGAAGTGGTCTTTGGAAATTTACATTCTACACCATAAGAAGGGCATATGGCCAGAGATGCAATTTCTActgcttttcatttcctttttataacaTTGGGTCTTTGACTAATCTCTGGGGCATTCAATAATTGAGCAAACCTTTTTGAATAAAGTAAActtaaaagaagacaaaataaattgtttggtttaggtttttgcattataagagaaaaatgttCCAGGGAGAACATTAGTTTGATGAGTCTACCAAATTGGAAGAAGCCATGTTTGTCACTTTCATGAACAGTGTTCACAGTTATTCAGATTTAAATGTAAgtaagcctcaaaaaaaaaatcaataggctCTCAGTTCTTTGTGAGAAATACAATCCGTTTTACTGTGTCTTTGAAAGCTGCTTTTACTTGTTTGTTTCGAAGTGTATAGATGAAAGGGTTAAGCGAAGGGGCAACTGAAGTATTGAGTATGGACACCACCTTGTTAATGGCCACTCCTTCCTTTGCTGAAGGCTTGACATAGATGAAGATGCAGCTGCCATAGGTGATGGAAACCACAATCAtgtgggaggagcaggtggaaaAGGCCTTTTTCCTTTGTTGGGCAGAAGGAAATTTTAGAATGGTCTTGATGATGTATGTGTAGGAGAGAGTGACACACACCAAGGTAATACTTAGTGTCAGTATGGCAAGAGTCAagattattttctctaaaaacgCCGTGTCTGAGCAGGTTATCTCTAGAATAGGATATGTATCACAGCCAAAATGATCAATCTTATTTGAGTCACAGAATTCCAGCTGGAGGCCTATGCCAAGAGGTGGGAGGATGAGCATTAGGGAAGCAAACCAACAGAAGAGGACTAGTATAGC
This window encodes:
- the LOC101962378 gene encoding olfactory receptor 6C2, translated to MRNHTEITTFILLGLTDDPKLQVLIFIFLFLTYMLSVAGNLTIITLTLLDSHLKTPMYFFLRNFSLLEVSFTTVCIPRFLYTMTTGDNTVTYNACATQLFFVVLFGATEFFLLAAMSYDRYVAICKPLHYTTIMNNRVCAILVLFCWFASLMLILPPLGIGLQLEFCDSNKIDHFGCDTYPILEITCSDTAFLEKIILTLAILTLSITLVCVTLSYTYIIKTILKFPSAQQRKKAFSTCSSHMIVVSITYGSCIFIYVKPSAKEGVAINKVVSILNTSVAPSLNPFIYTLRNKQVKAAFKDTVKRIVFLTKN